The nucleotide sequence ATCGGAGTGAAGCCTACGTATCCATCTACGAAATACGGCTACATTGTTCCACAACTAGAATCAGAGTCGGATCAGGGTGAAAGGCCTCATGCCTATCAAAAAGTAAAAAGCTTCAAAGAAAAGCCGTCACTTGAGCAAGCGCAGGATTTAGTAGAAAAGAAGGCCCTATGGAATTGTGGAATTTTTGCTTTTCGATTGGGTTATCTCATTCGCGAATTAGAGCAAAAAGGATTGCCTACTGAATACAACCGCATGCTTGAGCAATATAGCCAAATGCCTGCCATCAGCTTTGACTATGAGATTGTAGAAAAGGCAGAGAGAGTAGTCGTTCTCCCGTATGACGGAGACTGGAAGGACTTAGGGACGTGGAATACGCTCACGGAAGAAATGAGCGAGAATGCAATCGGTAAGGTTTTGCTTGATGAGAGTTGCACGAATACGCACGTTATCAACGAATTGGACATACCTATCGTGTCCATCGGCTTATCGGATATGATCGTGGCGGCCAGTCCTGATGGCATCCTCGTTTCTTCCAAGGAACAAAGTCATATGGTCAAAAATTTGGCCTTGGATTGGACAAAGCGCCCAATGTATGAAGAGCGGCGCTGGGGATGGTATCAAGTTATGCATTTTCAGAAGAATGAAGACGATGTGGAAGTATTAACGAAAAGAATCCATGTATACGCCGGGAAAAATTTGAGCTATCAATTCCATCACCATCGTAGCGAAGTATGGATCATCGTAGAAGGCTGCGGCGAGTTCATCTTGGATGATCAGTTGAGCCAGGTTGAACCAGGTGACGTATTGCAAATCCCGGTAGGAGCCAAACATGCAATCAAAGCCACGACCGAGCTGGAATTCATCGAGGTACAGATGGGAAGTCAGCTAGTGGAAGAAGATATCGTTCGACTCGGAATGACGTGGTCAGCGATTCGGGAGCAGATTGGGAAGCACGGTGATCACGATGATTGATCCAGCGTTTTGGCAAAACAAAAAAGTGTTGATCACAGGTCATACGGGGTTCAAAGGGGCATGGCTATGCTTATGGCTGCATCATTTAGGGGCGAAGGTAACAGGGTATGCGCTGTCGCCGCCGACGAATCCGAGTATTTTTGAGTGTGCCCAAATCAGCTCATTGGTTGATTCAATCATTGATGATGTCAGATCGAAGGAAAGTGTTCAAAAAGCGATCAACCAAGCAAACCCGGATATCATCATTCACATGGCCGCCCAGCCGCTGGTGCGTTTGTCGTATCAATATCCGGCGGAAACCTACGAAATCAATGTCATGGGTACGGTGAATGTACTCGAAGCGGCGAGAGTCGCTGTTCAGGATGGAATGAAAATCAAAGCGATCATCAATGTTACGACGGATAAGGTTTACGAAAATCGGGAATGGGTGTGGGGATACCGTGAGCAGGATGTGTTGGGTGGCTATGACCCATATTCCAACAGCAAAGCATGCTCGGAGCAAGTGACTGCCTCCTATCGCAATGCTTTCTTTCACCCCGACCAGTATCACCAGCATGGCGTAGCCGTTTCTTCAGCGCGAGCAGGCAATGTAATCGGTGGCGGTGATTGGGCTCTTGATCGATTGATACCGGATTGCCTGAGTGCCTTGATAAAGGGAGAGACAATCACCATCCGTAATCCAAAAGCAATTCGGCCATGGCAGCACGTCCTGGAGCCCTTGAAAGGGTACATGATGCTCGCTGAAAAAATGTGGGCGAATGGCAAGGATTACGCTCAGAGCTGGAATTTTGGTCCGAATGAGGACGATGCCAGATCGGTAGAGTGGATCGCTCGGCAATTGTGTGAACGATGGGGAGCTGGTGCCCGCTTTGAAGCAGAGCGAACCGATCCACAATGGCACGAAGCCCAATATTTAAAGCTGGACTGTTCCAAAGCCAAAAGCGTACTAGGCTGGAAGCCCAAGTGGTCACTCGAACAGACCTTGGACAGTATCATTTCGTGGCATAAGGCTTATCAGCAAAAGCAATGCGTAAGGGAGATCTGTTTGGCCCAAATCGCAGCGTATACAGATAGGGCCAGTGAACACCAGAGGAAGGAGGGCAGCCAATGAAAGTCGTCATCCTAGCAGGAGGGTATGGCACACGCATTGGAGAAGAAACGCATCTTCGTCCGAAACCGCTCATTGAGATCGGTGAATGGCCCATCATTTGTCATATCATGTCCACTTATTCCAAGTATGGTTTTCATGATTTCATCATCTGTCTCGGGTACAAAGGCTATATGATCAAGGAGTACTTCGCGCACTACTTCCTTCACCATTCTGATGTGACCTTTGATTTTCGTAACGATAATCAGGTCACTTTTCACAATCATAATGCTGCTCCGTGGCGAGTCACATTGATTGATACAGGGAAAGACACAGGGACAGGTGGAAGGGTGAAGCGCATTCAGAAGTATGTGGGAGAAGAAACCTTCATGCTGACGTATGGAGATGGCTTATCCGACATTGATATTGAAAAGCTGGTAAAATTTCATCGCGCGCATAAAAAACTCGCAACGATCACCACGACTCAACCGCCAGGCAGATTCGGAGCATTGGATATTGCCGATGGGAGCACTGTAACAGGATTCCAGGAGAAGCCAAAGGGGGACGGCGGTTGGATCAATGCTGGTTTTTTTGTTATGGAACCGGGCGTATTCGATTATATTGCGGGTGATGAGACGGTATTGGAAAAAGAGCCGCTGGAGAGCTTGGCCAAGGCGAATCAACTGATGGCCTTCAAGCATACTGGTTTTTGGCATCCGATGGATACGCTGAGAGATAAAAACTACTTGGAAGAACTGTGGAAATCCGGAAAAGCAGCATGGGCAACCAGCCGAACATGAAGGAGGAAGCAGGAGTGGGTGGATTAAACGAGAACAGTGAAGAGGTTTTTTCTCCGATCGGATACGGGGACATTACTATCGATTGTGGGGCAAATTACGGGGTCATTTCTCAAAAAATGGCGGATAAAGGCGCCCTCGTCTTTGCGTTTGAACCGAATCCATACGTATTTGAGGAATTGAAAAAAAGGGTTGGTTCCTATCCCAATGTCGTATGTATAAACAAAGCGGTTTGGCATAAAAACGACAAGCTGCGCTTGCATTTGCATGAACATTACCATACGGATCCGGCAGGGTCTGCGTATGCCTCTTCTCTTTTGACCAATCATCCGGTTACGAATCCTGAAAAATATGTAGACGTAGAGGTAATCGATTTGTCACAGTTCATCCAAATGCTCAACCGCCCGATCAAATTGATCAAAATCGATATTGAGGGGGCAGAATTTGAACTGTTGGAAAAAATCGTGGAGCAAAATTTACACCTTCACATAGAAAAAATCGTCGTAGAAAATCATGAATGGCTGATTGAAGGCTTGAAAACGAAAGCCGATCACTTTCGGAGGGTCATGCAAGAAAAACAAATTCACAACATTGACTTGAACTGGATATAAGGAGAGTGCCAAGCAGGTGAAGGGGAGCGATCCCAAATGAAGATACTTGTGACCGGTGCGACAGGATTTCTCGGAAGCCAGCTCGTAAAAGCGCTGCGATTGGACGGACATACTGTCATCATTTTAAAAAGGAGCACTTCCGATTGCTCGCGTATCCAGGACATATTACCTGATTTGATTACCTATGATACGGATCGAGGTCAATGGGAAGCTCCTTTTTTCGAGCAGGGGAGAATCGATGCGATTATCCATACAGCAACCTGTTATGGACGCAACAACGAAAGCAATGCCACGATCGTAGATACCAATGTGACCTTTCCGCTGAAACTGCTGGATGTGGCCATACGCTCTGGAACCCCTGTTTTTCTGAATACAGATACGTTTTCCAGTGCGCCCGTCCGATTACCCAAACATCTACAACCATACAATTTGACGAAGCGTCAATTTCGAGAATGGGGAAAATGTCTAGCAGATATATCTTCCTTGCAATTCATCAACGTCAGGCTGGAGCATGTGTATGGTCCGTATGATAATCCGAATAAGTTTGTCACTTCTGTCATCAAAAGCTGTCTCGAAAATCAACCCGAACTAAGGCTAACAGAAGGAAAGCAAGCAAGGGACTTTATTTATGTGGACGATGTAGTCTCTGCCTTTCGTGTGTTGTTGGCGCATGCTGCTCGTCTACCCGCAGGATTTACGGAATTCCAGGTAGGGACAGGTACAGCAACCTCGATCCGAGAGTTTGTAGAACTGGTTCAGCATATAACCCAATCAAGTACGCTCCTGAAGTTCGGATCGATTGCGTATACCGACATGGAAATCATGCATTCACAAGCAGATATTCGACCGCTGCAAGCACTAGGGTGGAATCAGCGTGTAAAGCTGGAGGATGGATTGAGAAAGGTAGTGGCCACTTTCAAATAGCAACGAAACAAAAAACATGGCGAGCCTTCAGCCATGTTTTTATTATGTGTGCTTAATCGAGGAAAGTCTTGTTCGTACAGAACAGATCAGCGTGGAAAGGTTTCATTTCGTCTAGCAAGTGGTTGTAGTTCTTCACTTTTACCACCGTATTGTCCCGCTTAAACATATACAGATGGGTAAACAATTTCTCCAGCAGTGTGTATAGCACGAGTGGATGTCTGCCGAAGTTTTCCTTGATGCTATCTGGGTTGAATTCAATGATTACATCCGGGTCCCACTGCTTAAGCGTTCGCATGGCACTTTCCAAGACGATGACCTCTGAGCCTTCCACGTCAATTTTAATGAGGTCGATGCGCGAGATCATATTCTGCTCTACCCAGTCATCCAGCCTGACACATGATATGAATTGGGTGGATTTCTCCACGGCTTCTGGCTCATGCGGGATATAAGACCATCCGCCACCGCGCGGGTCGTCAGTAAAATGAATGTTCCCGTTCCGGTCCGCTATTCCGAGCTGGAGTGGCTCGACATTGGTGATGTGATTCTCGGCCAGGTTGCGCAGGAGATAAGGATAATTGACATCGGAGGGTTCGAATGCGTACACCTTGCCTTGAGGCGCGAGATAGCTCAGTGCGAGCGAGATCGGACCGATGTTCGCTCCGATGTCTAGGCAAACATGGTCAGGTTGTACGATTTTTTTCAGAGGAAGGATAACGTAGTCTTCATAGTATCCTTGGTAATACTCCATAAAGTACAGGACGCTTTGATCGGAGCCGTCCCCGTAGACGGTAAAGGTTTGATTGTCAAACGGCAGGTGAAAGTCAACTTTCTTCATCGAATTCGTTGCTCCTTCAAGTGGATTGTAGATCATGATGATGTCATTTCCTACGACGAATAAGAGGTCGGGACGAAGAGAATGAACGAATTCTCGTAGTTCCTGGATAGTGGGATAATCGTTCAACAATGGATTGGGACCAATAAAGCAACGAGCATCATCAATCAAAATGACGTGATTTTGGACAGAATGCTGCAAAATGGCAGTCAGCTCATGCAAGATAGGGGTGTCCAGGTCTCCTTTGGCTGCCTCAGATGAGCGGGGAATGTAATGGCCGTCCAGCCAAAACAGGCAAGGTGTTGTGACAGAGTACATCAGGTTGGTCAACACTTCTCCACTGTCACCGTGGAGGATATGGATGTGGCTGTCGCCTGAAAATCTCTCTTTTGCCGCGATAAACAAGGCTTCATCCAGCTCGATGGAAACGAGCAAGTCGAAATGGTTTTTCATCGCTTGCAGCATGTCTCCCTTAAACGTACCGGTCTCGATCAAGGTGCGGATGCCCATCGTTTTTGCAATATGCTTGATCTTCGACTTTTTCAAATCGTTTGTCGGTGCTTCCAACAGCCAAAAATCCCAAGTCTCTTGTTCAGTTAAGGGAAACGGGATTCGGCGCTCCTTCCTCCACGTCTCCCGAATTTGTTGCATGCGTGACATACGAAGAAGACCTCCTTTCAAAAGACATTAGCGTGCGACGGAAGTAAAGACAGCCAGTGTTTCGCGCGCACATTTCTCCCACGAAAAATGCTTGGCTTGTTGGATGCCTTTGGTAACCAGGTCTGCTCTTGCCTCAGGTTTCAAATAAAGATGGGCGAGCTTCACTGCGATATCATCTGAAATATTCGGGTCGAAGGTGAGAGCAGCGTCACCCACGACCTCAGGAATGCTCCCTGCATTGGAGCAAACGATTGGAATGTTGGACTTCATGGCTTCTACCAGCGGAATGCCAAAGCCTTCGAAGAGGGAAGGGAAGCAAAGGAACTGAGCATTCCGGTACAAATACGGCATCTCTTCCTGCGGTACGTAATGGAGCCATTTGACTTGGTCCCATAGCTGGTTATTTGTGATGTAATTCATGACGTTTTGATGAGCCTCTTGAGCAAAACCGGTGAAAACCATGGGAATTCGTATATGGTGTTTATCCCGCAAAGTGACAAGTGCTTTGAAGACATTCAGGTGATTTTTGTGATGCCATGTATTCGCGGGGAAAAAGCCATATTGGCTGGGCAGCTTATACTTTTGTATGACCTGTTGGTTGAGTGCCTCATTATGCGGCATGGAAAACTCCCGCGAGGCATCCAGGTGGATCGCATGTACTTTATGCGGAGGAAGCCCGAATTTTTGGAGGATCGTTTGCTTGGAAAACTCCGAGAGAGTCAGCACGGCACTGCAACGCTCTGCAGACGATTTGTAGTTGTCTAGTCGCCAGCGCAAGGAATGAGCATCGAAAAACTCCGGGTAATACTCGTGTTGGATATCTGGAATGTTGATAACAGAAGGAATTGTGACATCGGATGGATTCAATACAAGCAGCGGACAAAACCACAAATTCAACTTCAGGGAGTTGATCCAGAAATGAAGCATCGCGTGTGCATTACCGTGATCGGGGACCATGAATTTGCGCACATTTTTTTGCGCCTCAAAGGTATGGAAATTGTGTGAGGATAAAAAAAGAAACCACTGATGGCCGTCGCCAGCATTCATCGAGTAGGCCAGCAAGTTTCTGACATACTGTTCCATCCCGCCGATTTTGCCAGGAATCACTGACATCAGGTTTATTCCGACTCTCATGTAGGGAGCCTCCCTTGCACGTGAGGATGTGCCATGTACCAGGCAATCGTTTTCTCCAAACCAGCAAGTAAGGACGTTTGTGCCACGAAGCCGAACCGTTCTTTTGCTTTGGTCACATCCAAAAGGCGGCGCGGTTGTCCGTCTGGCTTGGTTTTATCCCATTCGATCTCTCCTTGGAAGCCACTTAGCTGCTTGATCGTTTCCGCTAAGCTTTTGATGGAGATTTCATGACCAGAACCGATATTGACCGGTTCAGATTGATCATAGCTCATAGTTGCAGCAATAATCGCCTGTGCGGCATCTTCTACATAAATAAACTCCCGTGTGACGCTGCCCGTTCCCCAGAGAACGATCTTCTTCTCGTCATTGCGAATTGCGTCCACACATTTTCGAATGATGGCAGGGATGACGTGTGAGGTTTCCAAATCGAAGTTATCGCCTGGACCGTACAAATTGACAGGAAGCAAATAAATGGAATTGAACCCGTATTGCTCGCGATAGGCTTGCGATTGCACCAGCATCATTTTCTTGGCTAAGCCATATGGAGCATTGGTTTCTTCAGGGTAACCATTCCATATATCTTCTTCCTGGAACGGTACAGACGCATGCTTCGGATAGGAGCAAATGGTTCCGATGGCTACGAATTTTTCGACACCGAATAAGCGGGATTGCTCCATGAGCTGAGTCCCCATGATCAAATTATCGTAAAAGTATTTTCCGGGGTTTTTTTGATTCGCGCCAATTCCGCCGACCACGGCAGCCAAGTGAAGAATGATATCGGGACGGAAATCTTGCAACATCTTGTTTACATCATGTTCTTTGCGAAGATCGTATTCATGGCTTCTAGGGATGAAGATGTCCGTACAGTCCAGCTTGCGCAATTGATGAACGACGTGGCTTCCTAGAAATCCTGATCCACCAGTAACCACAATCCGTTTTTTCGCCAGATTCAATTCGTGTCAACCTGCCTTTCTCGTCCGCATTCAAATTCGAGGCGAAGGGACTCTGCGATTTACCCAATTTTCGATGTTGGCCTTGCCTTTGGTAAATTCCTGATAAAATTGGTACTCCTCATAGGAAAGCGGGAGGATTTCTTCCAGGTGGTAGCTGACAGATCGTTTGACTTTAGGATTGTTGGGGTGGTTCTGAAGGATCTGCTGGCTGCAAAAAATACTCACTTCACATTGCTGTCCCTCTGAGGTAATGGGAATTACGACTTGAAAACGCGATTGGGTAACTTGGAAATTGTGTACGAGTTTCCCATTCCTGATGACATGGAAATGCAGAAGAGGGGCGATATTTTGGTTGCTTCCTTTTATAAGCAAGGCGTGCATCGGTCCATGACTGGCTTCGATAGTCATTCGCAGGTTTTGGGGAGCCCACGAGTCTGAGTAGCGGTTGGATGCAATGATTTGAGGAGAGGGTCCGAATGCATGATACGCTTTCAGCTTGTTGAGAAACCAAAAGGCTCCTTGCTTGTAATGCTTCTGCGTGTAGTGATAAAGCCATTCGTTCGAGATGGTCCCATGATGCTTCACGCTTGTTTTCAAGATTTCGGAAAACCCTGGCTCCAATTCATAGACAAACGTTTTGCACGCGTCATATAAGCGTGAGTTAGCCAAGAATTCCGGAATCGTTCCAATCGGATAATGCAAGGAAATCCGGTTCCACAAATCGTAATCCATGCACCAGTCGTGTTCTTCATTTACACCACCAACTGCTTCAAAAGCATGCTTTCGCAGGAAAGCAGCGGGTTGGCAGATGATGTTGAAATTAAACAATTTTTTTCTGTCAAACTCCACCCAAATGTACGGATATTTTACTTTGTCATCCTCATCAATGTGGAGCCCTTTTCCGTATACTACGCCCCAATCGGGATGCTGCTGCAAGGCTGCCACAGCCTTTCGAATGGCACCGGGAAAATACGTATCATCTGAATTGAGCCATCCGATAATCTCACCACGTGCCATTTGCAATCCTTTATTGATGGCATGGGATTGGCCGCGATCTGGTTCGGAAACGTAGCGGAAGCGGTCTGCTAGGTGGCTGTATTGCTGCAAAATATTCTGTGTACCGTCAGTTGAGGCGCCATCTACCACAATATGCTCAATATGGGGATAGTCCTGTGTCAATACACTCTCGATCGTTCGTTTGATAAAAGCTGCCTGATTGTACGAAGGGGTGATGACACTGACGAGAGGAAGGGATTGCATGGACATAAAAAGTTCCCTCCTGATTTTTTCTACTCATCCACTCGACGTTTTAAGAACTGTTCTGTTGGCGTAGTACAGAGCGCCAGTAATTCAATAAATCTTCCATCGTTTGCTGGAAAGAGACCTCGGGCTCCCATCCCGTCTTTTCTCGAAATAGAGAAGAGTCTCCCAATACGATGTCTACATCAGAGGGGCGCAACCGATTGGTGTCAACGTGTATTTGTACTTGCACATCAGTCAAGGCCAGTAGCGTCTTTAACATGTCTTCGATGGTATAACGAGTACCTGCGGATATATTGTATACATCACCCGGTTCGCCTCGGGTAATTGCCAACCAATACGCTTTGACAATATCTCGTACATCCGTGAAGTCTCGAATCGCCTCAAGATTGCCGACATGTACTTTTGGCTCTTGCAGACCAAGCTCAATCTGGGCAATTTGTTTGGCAAAATTAGAGGTCACATAGCTTTCGCCTCTTCTCGGACCTGTATGATGAAATGTGCGTGTACGGATGATCGCCAAACCGTAGCTGTGATGATATTGATACCCGAGATAATCCTGGGCAATTTTACTGACCGCGTATGGATTGAGAGGACGGAGGGGGTTGGTCTCCTTAATGGGGATTTCCTCCGGATAAACCAGACCGTATTCCTCACTGGAGCAAGCGATTTGAATTTTACACGGAACAGCATGGTTGCGTACCGCCTCGAATAAGTTTAACTGTGGAACAATATTGTTCACCATCGTATCTGCAGGAGACGACACCGAGGTGGGGACGAAGCTTTGAGCGGCCAGGTGAAAAATGAGATCGGGCTTTATTCTCTGGATGAGTTCATTTACAGATTGGGGATCTTTTAATTCACAGTTTTCCATTTGCACACGGTCCATCAGGTGCCCTAGCTGCTCTTTTTTGGTAAGGGACCGGAATGTGCCGTAAACATCTACATCTCCCCGCGACAGTAGATACTCAGCCAAGTGACTGCCGGCAAATCCCGTTACTCCGGTAATCAATGCCTTCATGAGTCGAATCCCCCCTGTCCATGATGCTCATAGCGAAGGATGAACAGCTTAACATATTATGAATATGGAAAAACGTGAAAAAAGGGAACGGCGCACAGCTCGTTTCCAATGGGAATTTTATGGGGATCAGGGTTGGGCCGGCACCCATTTGCAGGTCGGATAATCGAAATACATGAAATCATCTGTGTTCGGGATGTCCTGTGAGCGAAAGTAGGGGATATATGCTTTTGCATGTCCTTGAAAATGCAAGGAATGAGCGCTAAGGTAGTCAGGCGTCCCGGTTATTTTGCAATAGAGTGCGCCATTCTTTTGATAAATCTGCTTCTTCCCATCTAGGTTGTCAGCCTGCGGGCAGGCTGGAGCAAAAGGACAGTTGAGATTATGATCGAAAAAGCCGTTGGCAACGATACCATACGTAGCTTTGCGGCGAAGCGCGTAATTGTGAAACAGGATAAACAACACCATGTCAGAAACGGGGGCATCTCCGATTTCTTTTGCGAATTGAAGCAGAGTCTGGTAGTGAAGAGGGTCGCGAAAAAATTTGGTCGCGTAATCGCAAAATTGATTGAGTATTTCCAGGTCGCATACGGTCGTCCAGGTATACTCAAATGTAAAGTCATCGAACTCCTCGTTGTCTCGCTTACTGATATCGGTGTATAGCATTACGTCCGAGTCTAGGTAACAGCAACGTTCTATCCCTTGACTCCTCATAAAATCGCGCAAAATAAACCAGCGCTGGAAGCAAAACAGATTGTATTCGTAGGTGTTGGAAGTGGAGTGCTTGTAAACATAAGAAAAAGCTTGGGCGCTTTGGTAGAAATGGCTCAACAGGAAGTGCTCTGTATTTTCCGCAGAAAGATACTTGTTTTCTGGGCTTCCGATGAGAATGACACGAGAAGAAGGGTTGCTGTATTTCGCCTGTTGCATGCATAATCCTACATGCGCTTCAGCCGTTCTGTGAATAAACACGATGGGCAAACTCACAATTATACATCTCCTCTGTCTTACAAAATGCCTACTAGGCTCCTATTGATAAACTTTATCCTTACTATATTGTCCCGAGGAGGGCCTTGAAACGGCTGGCGCCTCTTATTTG is from Brevibacillus brevis and encodes:
- a CDS encoding sugar phosphate nucleotidyltransferase; amino-acid sequence: MKLILLSGGSGKRLWPLSNDVRSKQFLKLVGNAHSQPEAMVQRVWRQLASRNWSEPVYISTGGSHVDLLQSQLGEGVPLIVEPEKRDTFPAIALAVTYLYSALTLDPDEVIAVMPVDPFVEDRFMDRIKELENTILKSGANLALIGVKPTYPSTKYGYIVPQLESESDQGERPHAYQKVKSFKEKPSLEQAQDLVEKKALWNCGIFAFRLGYLIRELEQKGLPTEYNRMLEQYSQMPAISFDYEIVEKAERVVVLPYDGDWKDLGTWNTLTEEMSENAIGKVLLDESCTNTHVINELDIPIVSIGLSDMIVAASPDGILVSSKEQSHMVKNLALDWTKRPMYEERRWGWYQVMHFQKNEDDVEVLTKRIHVYAGKNLSYQFHHHRSEVWIIVEGCGEFILDDQLSQVEPGDVLQIPVGAKHAIKATTELEFIEVQMGSQLVEEDIVRLGMTWSAIREQIGKHGDHDD
- the rfbG gene encoding CDP-glucose 4,6-dehydratase, encoding MIDPAFWQNKKVLITGHTGFKGAWLCLWLHHLGAKVTGYALSPPTNPSIFECAQISSLVDSIIDDVRSKESVQKAINQANPDIIIHMAAQPLVRLSYQYPAETYEINVMGTVNVLEAARVAVQDGMKIKAIINVTTDKVYENREWVWGYREQDVLGGYDPYSNSKACSEQVTASYRNAFFHPDQYHQHGVAVSSARAGNVIGGGDWALDRLIPDCLSALIKGETITIRNPKAIRPWQHVLEPLKGYMMLAEKMWANGKDYAQSWNFGPNEDDARSVEWIARQLCERWGAGARFEAERTDPQWHEAQYLKLDCSKAKSVLGWKPKWSLEQTLDSIISWHKAYQQKQCVREICLAQIAAYTDRASEHQRKEGSQ
- the rfbF gene encoding glucose-1-phosphate cytidylyltransferase translates to MKVVILAGGYGTRIGEETHLRPKPLIEIGEWPIICHIMSTYSKYGFHDFIICLGYKGYMIKEYFAHYFLHHSDVTFDFRNDNQVTFHNHNAAPWRVTLIDTGKDTGTGGRVKRIQKYVGEETFMLTYGDGLSDIDIEKLVKFHRAHKKLATITTTQPPGRFGALDIADGSTVTGFQEKPKGDGGWINAGFFVMEPGVFDYIAGDETVLEKEPLESLAKANQLMAFKHTGFWHPMDTLRDKNYLEELWKSGKAAWATSRT
- a CDS encoding FkbM family methyltransferase — encoded protein: MGGLNENSEEVFSPIGYGDITIDCGANYGVISQKMADKGALVFAFEPNPYVFEELKKRVGSYPNVVCINKAVWHKNDKLRLHLHEHYHTDPAGSAYASSLLTNHPVTNPEKYVDVEVIDLSQFIQMLNRPIKLIKIDIEGAEFELLEKIVEQNLHLHIEKIVVENHEWLIEGLKTKADHFRRVMQEKQIHNIDLNWI
- a CDS encoding NAD-dependent epimerase/dehydratase family protein, producing the protein MKILVTGATGFLGSQLVKALRLDGHTVIILKRSTSDCSRIQDILPDLITYDTDRGQWEAPFFEQGRIDAIIHTATCYGRNNESNATIVDTNVTFPLKLLDVAIRSGTPVFLNTDTFSSAPVRLPKHLQPYNLTKRQFREWGKCLADISSLQFINVRLEHVYGPYDNPNKFVTSVIKSCLENQPELRLTEGKQARDFIYVDDVVSAFRVLLAHAARLPAGFTEFQVGTGTATSIREFVELVQHITQSSTLLKFGSIAYTDMEIMHSQADIRPLQALGWNQRVKLEDGLRKVVATFK
- a CDS encoding FkbM family methyltransferase yields the protein MSRMQQIRETWRKERRIPFPLTEQETWDFWLLEAPTNDLKKSKIKHIAKTMGIRTLIETGTFKGDMLQAMKNHFDLLVSIELDEALFIAAKERFSGDSHIHILHGDSGEVLTNLMYSVTTPCLFWLDGHYIPRSSEAAKGDLDTPILHELTAILQHSVQNHVILIDDARCFIGPNPLLNDYPTIQELREFVHSLRPDLLFVVGNDIIMIYNPLEGATNSMKKVDFHLPFDNQTFTVYGDGSDQSVLYFMEYYQGYYEDYVILPLKKIVQPDHVCLDIGANIGPISLALSYLAPQGKVYAFEPSDVNYPYLLRNLAENHITNVEPLQLGIADRNGNIHFTDDPRGGGWSYIPHEPEAVEKSTQFISCVRLDDWVEQNMISRIDLIKIDVEGSEVIVLESAMRTLKQWDPDVIIEFNPDSIKENFGRHPLVLYTLLEKLFTHLYMFKRDNTVVKVKNYNHLLDEMKPFHADLFCTNKTFLD
- a CDS encoding glycosyltransferase family 4 protein, translating into MRVGINLMSVIPGKIGGMEQYVRNLLAYSMNAGDGHQWFLFLSSHNFHTFEAQKNVRKFMVPDHGNAHAMLHFWINSLKLNLWFCPLLVLNPSDVTIPSVINIPDIQHEYYPEFFDAHSLRWRLDNYKSSAERCSAVLTLSEFSKQTILQKFGLPPHKVHAIHLDASREFSMPHNEALNQQVIQKYKLPSQYGFFPANTWHHKNHLNVFKALVTLRDKHHIRIPMVFTGFAQEAHQNVMNYITNNQLWDQVKWLHYVPQEEMPYLYRNAQFLCFPSLFEGFGIPLVEAMKSNIPIVCSNAGSIPEVVGDAALTFDPNISDDIAVKLAHLYLKPEARADLVTKGIQQAKHFSWEKCARETLAVFTSVAR
- a CDS encoding GDP-L-fucose synthase family protein, which translates into the protein MNLAKKRIVVTGGSGFLGSHVVHQLRKLDCTDIFIPRSHEYDLRKEHDVNKMLQDFRPDIILHLAAVVGGIGANQKNPGKYFYDNLIMGTQLMEQSRLFGVEKFVAIGTICSYPKHASVPFQEEDIWNGYPEETNAPYGLAKKMMLVQSQAYREQYGFNSIYLLPVNLYGPGDNFDLETSHVIPAIIRKCVDAIRNDEKKIVLWGTGSVTREFIYVEDAAQAIIAATMSYDQSEPVNIGSGHEISIKSLAETIKQLSGFQGEIEWDKTKPDGQPRRLLDVTKAKERFGFVAQTSLLAGLEKTIAWYMAHPHVQGRLPT
- a CDS encoding glycosyltransferase family 2 protein gives rise to the protein MSMQSLPLVSVITPSYNQAAFIKRTIESVLTQDYPHIEHIVVDGASTDGTQNILQQYSHLADRFRYVSEPDRGQSHAINKGLQMARGEIIGWLNSDDTYFPGAIRKAVAALQQHPDWGVVYGKGLHIDEDDKVKYPYIWVEFDRKKLFNFNIICQPAAFLRKHAFEAVGGVNEEHDWCMDYDLWNRISLHYPIGTIPEFLANSRLYDACKTFVYELEPGFSEILKTSVKHHGTISNEWLYHYTQKHYKQGAFWFLNKLKAYHAFGPSPQIIASNRYSDSWAPQNLRMTIEASHGPMHALLIKGSNQNIAPLLHFHVIRNGKLVHNFQVTQSRFQVVIPITSEGQQCEVSIFCSQQILQNHPNNPKVKRSVSYHLEEILPLSYEEYQFYQEFTKGKANIENWVNRRVPSPRI
- a CDS encoding GDP-mannose 4,6-dehydratase, translated to MKALITGVTGFAGSHLAEYLLSRGDVDVYGTFRSLTKKEQLGHLMDRVQMENCELKDPQSVNELIQRIKPDLIFHLAAQSFVPTSVSSPADTMVNNIVPQLNLFEAVRNHAVPCKIQIACSSEEYGLVYPEEIPIKETNPLRPLNPYAVSKIAQDYLGYQYHHSYGLAIIRTRTFHHTGPRRGESYVTSNFAKQIAQIELGLQEPKVHVGNLEAIRDFTDVRDIVKAYWLAITRGEPGDVYNISAGTRYTIEDMLKTLLALTDVQVQIHVDTNRLRPSDVDIVLGDSSLFREKTGWEPEVSFQQTMEDLLNYWRSVLRQQNSS